The stretch of DNA gattgtactttcacggaatgtgtTCCGTGATTTACGGCAGCCGTtagatgagggagttatttgatctgagggttgagattgatctaggggtaattatggttaaaaaatagtaacgtACGCTGACACTCATCTAATGTACCATGAGACTCATGTAATGTACCACAGAATACATTCCGGGGGACAAAATTgtgtccctatatatatatttgtaaatgTAATAGCTGAGTTGGGCAAAAAGGATAGCTAGAAAGCAAAAGGTAAGGAATATTATATAGTTTCTGAACGGCGAGAAAACCTTCATTTTATTTCCACATCGCTAGCTAGCTATaggaatatatataatacaattatgaGAGTTAATAGCGTAACATTTGAAGTTAATAAAATCCAAATGGTAAACACTATCTTTTGATGGTTAATTGGTTATAtaaatatgtttaattaataattaggagTGTGAACTAATGATGATTGTTTTAAAATTTGACAGGATTTGGGGATGAATATTTTAACAGTACTAGTACAGCAGCAGTGAAAGAAGATCAGTCGAAAAAAGAGGAGAAGAAGACATTTCTGCAAGGATATAAAAGTGTACTCAACTCAAAAAGTAGTGAAGAATCTTTGGTGggtataacatatatattaatatttcatcatcatatataatatttttaattagcttaatactaattaattaattttaatgatgATGTGTTTAATTAGGCAAATTTTGCAAGATGGGAGCCAGGTCATGGTCGATTCAAGTTTCGTCATCCATGGAAACAATACCTTAAAGTTGCAACATTGACTCGCCAATGTGCCTATCGAATTGAAGCCCTCCATGGCCATCTCAATACTGATCCCAAAGTAATTATAAttactaatataattatatctCATTATGCATCCAAATttcacattaattaattataaactaataattaataatgaagTTTTACTTCATTTGAAATAAGTTtaaatacattttattttatttttaaaattgttgtcAAATTTTGAAAGTAGCAAAATAAAACAGGAGAGATATATATtattggaaaatttgatgcactaatttttctctatttgttttggcataaaaaaaaattagtttatttttttttcataatcgtgGAGTTGTAGTTATTTTAAGATATTCTAAAACTTtgaaagttttgaaaaaatttaatacactaaaaataagattgatttttataagtgtataaaatagacggtttaaatattattttataaattataaattatttaaaattttttaaaatttaacaaaatattttaaatatatataaagtacaagtttagaaaaataattaaattaaaaaattctctTTTAAATGCTGAAATAAATATGGGTACATCCTAGAAGCacctattattttattttctgaaaaataattagaataCAAAATGTAAATATGTACGATTTTagacaattaaataaaatttaataccaTCTTTTACTTTTATATTTGAACACATATATAATGGTGTGAACGCATTACGAATACAATCAATTCTAGAGATCAGTATTTAACATaataaacacatttttatttttaactttatcCCATGTTATAAATAAGGTTTAATTAACTAGTGATAATAATACTTTTTCAGACATCACCAGAAATCAGAGAACAGATCCAAGAAGCATGCACAAAAATAAGCTTGGAAAGTGGTAAAGCACTGAAGGAGCTAGCCAAGTCGGTGAGGGAAATGACTAAAATACCCTCATCAtcaggtgatgatgatgatgataatgatattGGGCACATAGCGAGTTCAAAAGCTGCAGCCAAGTGTCTGAGATCTTTGTTCAAGTCTGGGGTGTTGGAGAATATTGACCTTTTAGAGGCTATCCCTTGTGTCACAGTTGCTTCACTACTACTTGATGTTGTTAATTGCACTGACAAAATTGCTGACTCAGTCCATGAACTTGCCTCACTTGCACAATTCACTACCACTACTACTAATGATCATCCTATGAATAATGTTTGTGTTTCACCACAAAAAACAAACAACTCAAACATAGATCACtcatcatcaacatcatcatctCAATCTCAACATGTGGTCATTACAATCAATAATAATACACAATCTGCTCCTGCTCCAATTCCAACTTTAGCACAAATGGGTGTGTAAATATACATAAATCTATATATTTGTAATGTTACtcacattattatatataacaattacatctctttaattattataaagatTGGTTGTAAATTAGAATTAGTAGTTTCtggttttataattaattatggtcAATATGCTACTTCTCTAAAAGGATGGAATAATATAAACCCTCTGTGTTTTTAATTATAAGTAACTTTGACTGAGTTGTTGAGTTTggttttctttgaaaattttagTATTTAGGAATTGAGAAAATAGCGCTATaggtatttaaaattttaaatttgtaagtggtataatcttaatgtttatttttagcagtATAAGTactaatgtttgtaaaactgtaattttttttttctgattttgttAGTACAGctgttattattttaaataggaTATATATAAGACTCAGATTCTAGATTATTGGGTCTAAACAGAAACATATagtatgatttatttaataaattcaaaatagagTATGTACTGATAAAGCTAAAGAAAACACCGTTTTACAAATATTGAGTACTTATgtcgctaaaaataaatattaaacgcTCGTTTGGTACGCCATATaagggtcgtattgtattaaataataaataacactatgtttggataaagtaatatattatattaattatgacgactaaaatttttaatacaatgtacgttgtattatttaatacattttgTATTagattgtattataatatttacaaaggattcagggtcaacaccaatctccgacatggacccaaacccgaacccaaactcaagacttaaacccaaacccaaacccaaacatggggacatgaacccggacccagactcggatcccagactcggacccagactcggaccccagACCAGACTCCAAACTCGGACtcgaacttggactcggacccccGCGACCCAAACTCGACACTcggacctaggacccagaccagACCCGAACTTAATTAGACCTGTGACCTAAAACgcaaacccagacccggacccaaaccgaGACCTGAACCCTGACCCGGACCTAATCTTAGGACCCgcaccctggacccgaacccggacctagacccggacctggacctagacccaaactcgaaactCGAACTCAGGAACCAGAGTCgggactcggacccggacccgaacccaaacccggacccgaaccagaccctggacccagactcgaacctagactcggacccgcacccagacccgaacccaaactccgaATTAACCCGAGATCTGCAACCTGGACCCGAGACCCGCGACCAgacccaggacccagactcggacctagaacccaaactcgaaacccgaacccgagacccaaacccgaagcGAGACCCAACCCTaacccgtagttggtgttggggttgagtgtattgaaaatatattataactatacacaatctattaatacaagtcaataccaaacatagtattgtattaaataatactaatacaatacaatacaatccaACACAATACAATATAGCGTACTAA from Cannabis sativa cultivar Pink pepper isolate KNU-18-1 chromosome 2, ASM2916894v1, whole genome shotgun sequence encodes:
- the LOC115720719 gene encoding aluminum-activated malate transporter 2; this encodes MYMDMESSTTAAKHNNNNNNNNEKNGIFGSFLSWLKLLLQKFISKVCKIGKDTKELGKDDPRRVIHSVKVGIALSLVSIFYYYQPLYDNFGVSAMWAVMTVVVVFEYTVGATLGKGLNRGLATLLAGALGVGAHHLASLSGQIGEPILLGFFVFLQATLSTFVRFFPKIKARYDYGLLIFILTFSLISVSGFRDDEILEMAHKRLSTIFIGSSVCVIICILICPVWAGEDLHNMIALNLEKLGNFLEGFGDEYFNSTSTAAVKEDQSKKEEKKTFLQGYKSVLNSKSSEESLANFARWEPGHGRFKFRHPWKQYLKVATLTRQCAYRIEALHGHLNTDPKTSPEIREQIQEACTKISLESGKALKELAKSVREMTKIPSSSGDDDDDNDIGHIASSKAAAKCLRSLFKSGVLENIDLLEAIPCVTVASLLLDVVNCTDKIADSVHELASLAQFTTTTTNDHPMNNVCVSPQKTNNSNIDHSSSTSSSQSQHVVITINNNTQSAPAPIPTLAQMGV